A DNA window from Bdellovibrio sp. BCCA contains the following coding sequences:
- a CDS encoding ABC transporter permease subunit, whose product MPDWGELFWAFKNSFIQAFFSAFFSLLVGFWVSLGLLSLNEGPRKQGRFVLEILCLLPNFLPPIFILLSTLNIIEPFPMGVAGIVIIHTLMNFGLVAVLLAGIIENKTGGMVELAYVEGASRRYFLWKGLFPTLRKDFWLLGLFIFVVCFGSFAVPLIVGGGKGTTVEVLIYEKIRLSSDWGDAVLLAFLQSTFIFALSFIASRGKGSHSTRIANLSLIKSHSGVVVVAGLSFLYLFGYVQGFVSGLSMISTFYEVQSALFWNFLGSMALGLSVGLLCYVGLLGIAYCWPKAWFEKFLNGYVAPSTSLACFSLLILTPNESFYPFIKIPVALTLLSLNSLFRMGWDSELHALQSQMTVAYAMGASHKQIFRDILFPQISTRAGLLAGIASVWACGDFAVSRILAHRDLSIAMMTETLMSGYRLNQAIVLSSLIILSGLLCFTACVGGSRVLRRKFAP is encoded by the coding sequence ATGCCGGATTGGGGAGAATTATTTTGGGCCTTTAAAAACAGTTTCATTCAGGCGTTCTTCTCTGCGTTTTTTTCTCTTCTGGTGGGTTTTTGGGTGTCATTGGGACTTCTCAGTCTGAATGAAGGTCCCCGCAAACAAGGCCGCTTTGTCCTTGAAATCTTGTGTTTGCTGCCGAATTTTCTTCCGCCGATATTTATTTTACTCTCCACGTTGAACATCATTGAGCCCTTCCCTATGGGAGTGGCTGGCATTGTGATCATTCACACTTTGATGAATTTTGGTCTTGTCGCCGTTTTGCTTGCGGGAATTATTGAAAACAAAACGGGTGGCATGGTGGAGCTTGCCTATGTTGAAGGCGCCAGTCGCAGGTACTTTTTGTGGAAAGGACTTTTTCCGACTCTTCGAAAAGATTTCTGGCTTTTAGGTCTTTTCATTTTTGTCGTGTGCTTTGGAAGTTTCGCCGTTCCACTGATTGTGGGCGGTGGCAAGGGCACGACTGTCGAAGTTTTGATCTACGAAAAAATCCGTCTTTCCAGTGATTGGGGGGACGCGGTCTTATTGGCCTTTCTGCAATCCACTTTTATTTTTGCTTTATCTTTCATTGCCAGCCGTGGGAAGGGTTCGCACTCTACGCGTATTGCAAATTTAAGTCTTATTAAAAGCCATTCGGGAGTTGTCGTCGTCGCGGGGCTTTCGTTTTTGTATCTCTTCGGATATGTCCAAGGTTTCGTCTCTGGCCTTTCAATGATCTCGACGTTTTACGAAGTGCAATCGGCTCTTTTCTGGAATTTTTTAGGGAGCATGGCGCTTGGCTTGAGTGTGGGATTGCTTTGCTACGTTGGACTTTTGGGTATTGCTTATTGTTGGCCTAAAGCGTGGTTTGAAAAGTTCTTAAATGGTTATGTCGCTCCGTCGACTTCTTTGGCCTGTTTTAGTTTGTTAATCCTAACGCCGAATGAAAGTTTTTATCCGTTCATAAAAATTCCCGTGGCGTTAACACTTTTAAGTCTGAACAGCCTTTTTCGCATGGGTTGGGACAGTGAGCTTCATGCTTTGCAATCGCAGATGACAGTGGCTTATGCGATGGGGGCTTCTCACAAACAAATTTTTAGAGATATTTTATTTCCGCAGATTTCAACGCGTGCGGGGCTTCTTGCCGGAATCGCCTCTGTTTGGGCGTGTGGAGATTTTGCGGTTTCCAGGATCCTCGCGCACCGGGATCTCAGCATTGCGATGATGACGGAGACCTTGATGTCAGGGTATCGCCTGAACCAAGCAATCGTTTTAAGCAGTTTGATTATTCTATCGGGACTTTTGTGTTTCACTGCATGTGTGGGAGGAAGTCGTGTCCTACGTCGAAAATTTGCACCGTGA
- a CDS encoding ATP-binding cassette domain-containing protein, with the protein MSYVENLHRDYGDFKLDIDAWDILDEGVTVLMGPSGSGKTSVFRILLGLEACPGMKWTFQDVDLAKLKTPQRRLGVVFQTLDLFPHMTAEENILFAAKARNVNEKKVSERMKELTEVMQMEGFLKRKAAVLSGGEKQRVAIARAIMGEPRLLLLDEPFSALDQELREESRKLVQRVIETEKIPTLLVTHDQRDVDVLANKVTQIRHGRLV; encoded by the coding sequence GTGTCCTACGTCGAAAATTTGCACCGTGATTATGGCGACTTTAAGTTGGATATTGATGCCTGGGACATTCTTGATGAAGGAGTCACGGTTTTAATGGGGCCTTCAGGCTCTGGTAAAACTTCGGTGTTTCGCATTCTCTTGGGACTTGAAGCGTGCCCGGGAATGAAGTGGACGTTTCAAGATGTTGATCTTGCGAAATTAAAAACGCCGCAAAGACGTTTGGGTGTTGTGTTTCAAACTTTAGATCTTTTCCCTCATATGACCGCGGAAGAAAATATTCTTTTTGCGGCCAAAGCCCGCAATGTGAATGAAAAGAAAGTTTCAGAGCGCATGAAGGAACTGACCGAAGTGATGCAGATGGAAGGCTTTTTAAAACGCAAAGCCGCCGTCTTATCTGGTGGAGAAAAGCAGCGCGTGGCGATTGCCCGTGCGATTATGGGTGAGCCTAGATTGTTGTTATTAGATGAACCCTTTTCTGCCTTGGATCAAGAACTGCGCGAGGAAAGTCGTAAGCTCGTGCAAAGAGTGATAGAAACCGAAAAAATTCCGACGTTATTGGTGACTCACGATCAGCGTGACGTAGATGTTCTTGCCAATAAAGTCACCCAGATCCGTCATGGACGGTTGGTTTAA
- a CDS encoding ATP-binding protein has product MTLRLRIFLFNLISVFLATFVVALIGLKIVESTVIDSTYERLTQIRISKTTAIENYFRDLQTAINLISSHELTDNLMMESRLDSHPEFRRLLDNYVLDFNIYDMALVNPKGIVIYTTRKDIEDGTSLLKNGAASSKLKDLFTWGMKAQEGSTLFLDFDKDTLSPNSATGYVAAPVYRNNNIVGVLMLKISISEIDRITSDNFAWATHGMGQTGETLIYGEDWSLRNTGRFRVEGIQTSKAVNEAEILSSNRGDEDIKKIENLSEVRELGTDYRGQKVIRSIGKIYLPNGELWYIQTKIDESEAFAVLDRIAIASSAAAVLIFILFFFATFAATGKVVEPIQLLTDRLEKLGTSNLTQKINYNSKDEIGLLVSKYNQLADRLETTTVSKEFLDSVIQSIKAFLFIVKVSHHEDWRQCSYVISQANESALKLLGLSPNQMSQIDLKTVIHAQPEFNNYMWLLQTRHSIEAEIVNHEGRRVPMLMNWAALPNRTSKDLTFVFVCTDITDRITAETALIEAREQAVKASQAKSEFLARMSHEIRTPLNAIIGITDILAESDLKQEQAQLVKVCANAGENLLSLINDILDISKIEAREVRLERIAFDLEATTTNICDILKQKAAEKNLQFHLRMSLDQDESHLVIGDPTRLRQILFNLIGNAIKFTQTGEISVAVDFESDDKKFVRFAIQDTGTGIPRDKQHLLFQNFVQADSSITRKFGGSGLGLTISKNLVELMGGRIWFQSAEGKGSSFFFTIPFLPADASHESVKTVEAARPSQPTQPIESSITRNARILIVDDTEDNRFLLLTYLKKLPFDVVQAENGLEAIEKVFREPFDLILMDIQMPVMDGYAATQKIRQWEIEQNRKPIPIIAVSANAMAEDVQKSLDAGCTEHVTKPIKKSALLEMIQRYTI; this is encoded by the coding sequence ATGACACTACGATTAAGGATCTTTTTATTCAATCTCATCTCGGTCTTTCTTGCGACATTTGTCGTCGCACTAATTGGCCTCAAGATTGTTGAATCCACTGTCATCGATAGCACCTACGAAAGACTGACACAGATACGCATCAGCAAAACCACCGCCATCGAAAATTATTTCCGCGATTTGCAGACTGCGATCAACCTCATTTCTTCACACGAACTCACAGACAACCTAATGATGGAATCCAGACTGGACAGTCATCCAGAGTTTCGCCGCCTTCTCGATAACTACGTTTTGGATTTCAATATTTACGACATGGCTCTGGTCAATCCCAAAGGCATTGTGATCTACACCACTCGTAAAGATATCGAAGACGGCACGTCTCTTTTAAAAAATGGTGCTGCGAGCAGCAAACTGAAAGATCTTTTTACTTGGGGAATGAAAGCTCAAGAGGGATCGACTCTGTTTTTGGACTTTGACAAAGACACCCTCAGTCCCAACTCGGCGACAGGGTACGTAGCGGCTCCCGTCTATCGCAATAACAATATCGTCGGCGTTTTGATGCTTAAAATTTCTATTTCAGAAATTGATCGCATCACCAGTGATAACTTCGCCTGGGCAACACATGGAATGGGACAAACTGGAGAGACCTTGATTTACGGCGAAGACTGGAGCTTGCGCAACACGGGACGTTTCCGTGTCGAAGGCATTCAAACCAGCAAAGCCGTCAATGAAGCAGAGATTCTTTCCTCCAATCGCGGCGATGAAGACATTAAAAAAATCGAAAACCTCAGTGAGGTGCGCGAACTTGGCACGGACTATCGTGGTCAGAAAGTCATTCGTTCAATCGGGAAAATTTATTTGCCCAATGGCGAACTTTGGTACATCCAAACAAAGATTGACGAAAGCGAAGCCTTTGCCGTTCTTGATCGTATCGCCATCGCCTCCAGTGCTGCCGCGGTATTGATCTTTATTCTTTTCTTCTTTGCGACGTTTGCAGCGACAGGAAAAGTTGTCGAGCCTATTCAACTTTTGACAGATCGCCTGGAAAAGCTGGGAACTAGCAACCTTACTCAAAAGATCAACTACAATTCCAAAGACGAGATCGGTCTTCTGGTCAGCAAATACAATCAGCTTGCTGACCGTCTGGAAACTACCACGGTATCCAAGGAGTTCTTAGACAGCGTTATCCAGTCTATTAAAGCTTTTTTGTTCATCGTGAAAGTCTCTCATCACGAGGATTGGCGCCAGTGTTCTTACGTGATTTCACAAGCCAATGAATCGGCTTTAAAACTTTTAGGCCTGTCACCAAATCAAATGTCCCAGATTGATTTGAAAACAGTGATCCATGCGCAGCCTGAATTTAATAACTACATGTGGCTCCTGCAAACCCGTCACAGTATTGAAGCTGAAATCGTCAATCATGAGGGTCGACGAGTTCCAATGCTTATGAACTGGGCCGCTCTTCCAAACCGTACAAGCAAGGACCTCACTTTCGTTTTCGTCTGCACCGATATCACGGACCGTATCACTGCGGAAACGGCTTTGATTGAAGCGCGTGAACAAGCCGTCAAAGCTTCCCAGGCAAAATCAGAATTCTTGGCTCGTATGAGTCACGAAATTAGGACTCCACTTAATGCGATTATCGGTATCACTGACATTCTTGCAGAGTCTGATCTTAAACAAGAGCAGGCTCAGTTGGTGAAAGTCTGCGCCAATGCCGGGGAAAATCTTCTTTCTCTGATCAACGATATCTTGGATATTTCTAAAATCGAGGCCCGCGAAGTTCGTCTTGAAAGAATTGCTTTCGACCTAGAAGCCACGACCACAAATATCTGCGACATTTTAAAACAAAAAGCCGCAGAAAAAAATCTGCAGTTCCATTTACGCATGAGCTTAGATCAAGATGAATCCCATCTCGTTATCGGAGACCCAACCCGTCTTCGTCAGATACTTTTTAATCTGATCGGCAATGCTATTAAGTTCACGCAAACAGGTGAAATCTCTGTCGCCGTGGATTTTGAAAGCGACGACAAAAAGTTCGTGCGCTTTGCCATTCAGGATACAGGAACGGGGATTCCGCGCGATAAACAGCACTTGTTATTCCAAAATTTCGTTCAAGCGGACAGTTCCATCACTAGAAAGTTCGGTGGTAGCGGTCTTGGACTTACGATCTCCAAAAATCTTGTGGAGCTTATGGGCGGTCGTATCTGGTTCCAGAGTGCGGAAGGCAAAGGCAGTTCCTTTTTCTTTACAATTCCGTTCTTGCCGGCGGATGCGTCTCATGAATCCGTAAAAACGGTGGAGGCCGCTCGTCCTTCTCAACCGACCCAGCCCATAGAATCCAGCATCACTCGCAATGCACGCATTTTGATAGTCGACGATACCGAAGACAACCGTTTCCTTTTACTGACTTATCTAAAAAAGCTTCCGTTTGATGTCGTCCAAGCTGAAAACGGACTTGAGGCGATTGAAAAGGTTTTCCGCGAGCCCTTTGATCTGATCTTGATGGACATTCAAATGCCTGTGATGGATGGCTATGCGGCCACTCAAAAAATCCGTCAATGGGAAATAGAACAAAACAGAAAACCGATTCCAATTATTGCCGTCAGTGCGAATGCGATGGCGGAAGACGTGCAAAAATCTTTGGATGCTGGTTGTACAGAACACGTCACAAAACCGATTAAGAAATCGGCTTTGTTAGAAATGATTCAACGCTATACGATTTAA
- a CDS encoding murein transglycosylase, whose product MKASKSFVVVALFALFFAGCAVSKNSDGMSLNPTIYYKPTIHQNKTKCSANALRDLLSPDGQVLVTLCESDYKQCLLQGSCFIEDDGKITSYNYYSTKEKIPRFIEVDLNSCPYGYGVRNSCLDPYFSAAADLKYYNAGDVIFIPRLVGAVMPNGEVHDGYIVIRDSGGGVLGANRFDFFTGFFNHLAKQNTLARLGFGDPKNRFEFRLASKAEAQAARARRNYPRLKQSVFEEGRL is encoded by the coding sequence ATGAAGGCATCCAAGTCGTTCGTCGTAGTGGCGTTGTTCGCTCTATTCTTTGCCGGTTGTGCAGTTTCTAAAAACTCTGATGGCATGTCGTTAAATCCAACAATTTATTATAAGCCCACGATTCATCAAAATAAAACCAAGTGCTCAGCGAACGCTTTGCGTGACTTGCTTTCTCCGGATGGGCAGGTTCTAGTGACTTTGTGTGAATCCGACTACAAGCAATGTCTTTTGCAGGGATCTTGCTTTATTGAGGACGATGGTAAAATCACTTCCTACAATTACTATTCAACAAAAGAAAAGATACCGCGTTTTATTGAAGTCGATTTGAACTCCTGCCCTTATGGTTACGGTGTTCGCAATAGCTGTCTTGATCCTTACTTTTCAGCTGCCGCTGATCTTAAATATTATAATGCGGGCGACGTCATTTTCATTCCGCGTTTAGTTGGAGCCGTGATGCCTAATGGAGAAGTGCATGATGGTTACATCGTCATCCGTGATTCCGGCGGTGGGGTTCTTGGGGCCAATCGATTTGATTTCTTCACTGGATTTTTCAATCATCTTGCGAAACAAAATACTCTGGCGCGTTTGGGATTTGGCGATCCTAAAAATCGTTTTGAATTTCGCTTAGCAAGTAAAGCCGAGGCTCAAGCCGCAAGAGCGCGTCGCAATTATCCGCGCCTCAAGCAGTCTGTGTTTGAAGAAGGCCGCCTTTAG
- a CDS encoding alpha/beta hydrolase codes for MIKKSVLFFSLLFVSSLSFADVEYLRLSPGKVIAYEHIAKNQNSGTLILLPGVNRALNPSDRAVRALAEQGWNILMPSLPAHPLSVRGLESLEAPYFRYDSTVRVKDFAGDIEALTAYLGIKKAIPVTLSYSSSVGAYLNEKLFPHVIETVPLGVATEADPASAKNAELWENWLRLNPFMAPFWIRQFRDTAYATHWGQTVDANLKADADFYGENPRVADIKSGYVTIARAVEDFNFPEWDFRKEKRTRDFVFAGRENPERLKNQIDVLKHYLASGKPARVLVVANAGHILPTDDPTVYAGVLTLLATQPRQSSVQFAIVNSAESLKSLRWQDGSALENWIKANQR; via the coding sequence ATGATTAAAAAATCGGTTCTGTTTTTCTCTCTGCTTTTTGTTTCGTCTCTTTCGTTTGCTGACGTTGAGTATCTTCGCTTATCTCCGGGTAAAGTGATCGCTTACGAGCACATCGCAAAAAATCAAAACAGTGGCACTCTGATTTTACTTCCGGGAGTGAATCGCGCACTCAATCCATCAGACCGTGCCGTGCGCGCTTTAGCGGAGCAAGGTTGGAATATTTTGATGCCGTCTTTGCCAGCACATCCTCTTTCTGTGCGAGGCTTAGAGTCTTTGGAAGCTCCGTACTTCAGATATGATTCCACTGTCCGTGTGAAAGACTTTGCGGGCGATATCGAAGCGCTGACAGCGTATTTGGGAATTAAAAAAGCCATTCCCGTCACACTGTCTTACAGTTCTTCTGTGGGTGCTTATTTGAACGAAAAACTTTTTCCTCATGTGATTGAAACAGTTCCTTTGGGAGTCGCTACAGAAGCCGATCCAGCGTCAGCAAAGAACGCAGAGCTTTGGGAAAATTGGCTTCGCTTAAATCCATTCATGGCTCCGTTCTGGATTCGTCAGTTCCGCGACACAGCCTATGCCACTCACTGGGGACAGACGGTGGATGCGAATTTAAAAGCGGATGCTGATTTCTATGGTGAAAATCCACGCGTTGCCGATATCAAATCCGGCTATGTGACGATTGCTCGCGCTGTGGAAGATTTCAATTTTCCGGAGTGGGATTTTAGAAAAGAAAAACGCACGCGTGATTTTGTTTTTGCGGGCCGGGAAAATCCGGAGCGTCTTAAAAATCAAATTGATGTTTTAAAGCATTACTTAGCAAGCGGAAAACCAGCACGTGTGCTTGTGGTGGCGAATGCAGGGCACATTCTTCCGACGGATGATCCTACAGTATATGCAGGTGTTTTGACTTTACTCGCGACCCAACCTCGACAAAGTTCAGTGCAGTTTGCAATTGTGAACTCCGCCGAGAGTTTAAAATCTTTGCGTTGGCAGGATGGTTCCGCTTTAGAGAACTGGATTAAAGCGAACCAACGTTAA
- a CDS encoding transporter, which translates to MKKTVLVLSALLATLAMPTAFAQEEQATQQISTTVKAPSYFLTYSYYKYDLQGTNNANTRIYGFDASTVDLNMITATWLYSPQWTLLAFVPHIKNMVETKYEPIPGGLNFKTRDYTEGLGDVRLMAMTALHAADRHLVLGDISVTLPTGSIDETFTSNPSQNAAYNMQLGSGTPDLILGSTYTYTPVAKWVNSARGQITVRGGRNSSGWALGNEFVTTLSSKYQVAKYFEFGVAGNYKARDAVQGRDAKYELNNNWNGTAKGDGHQYYHAPQINWDTELVAKLTSPAYYGVNGALEGGVSFWRDAINKDDIRLDMPYWVSASVTGSF; encoded by the coding sequence ATGAAAAAAACAGTTTTGGTTTTGAGTGCTTTGCTTGCAACTCTTGCGATGCCGACGGCGTTCGCACAGGAAGAACAAGCAACTCAACAGATTTCGACTACGGTCAAAGCGCCAAGTTATTTTCTCACTTACAGTTACTACAAATATGATTTGCAAGGAACGAACAACGCCAACACACGCATCTATGGATTTGATGCTTCGACAGTTGATTTGAACATGATCACAGCGACCTGGCTTTACAGCCCACAATGGACATTGTTAGCTTTCGTTCCGCATATCAAAAACATGGTCGAGACAAAATACGAACCCATTCCGGGTGGTTTGAATTTCAAAACTCGTGACTACACCGAAGGCCTTGGCGATGTGCGCTTGATGGCGATGACGGCTCTACACGCCGCTGACAGACATCTTGTCTTAGGCGATATCAGCGTGACTTTGCCAACAGGAAGCATTGACGAGACTTTCACTTCCAATCCTTCCCAAAACGCCGCCTACAATATGCAATTGGGTTCAGGAACTCCGGATTTGATCTTGGGTTCAACATACACTTACACACCTGTAGCAAAATGGGTGAACTCAGCACGCGGGCAAATCACAGTTCGAGGAGGAAGAAACTCCAGCGGTTGGGCTTTGGGAAATGAATTTGTCACGACTCTTTCAAGCAAATACCAAGTCGCAAAATATTTTGAATTTGGTGTGGCTGGAAACTACAAAGCACGCGATGCCGTTCAAGGTCGTGATGCAAAATACGAACTCAATAACAACTGGAATGGCACAGCCAAAGGCGACGGCCATCAGTACTACCATGCTCCGCAAATCAATTGGGATACAGAGCTTGTGGCAAAGCTGACAAGCCCTGCCTATTACGGCGTTAATGGCGCTCTTGAAGGAGGCGTCTCCTTCTGGAGAGATGCCATCAATAAGGACGATATTCGCTTAGATATGCCTTATTGGGTCTCAGCATCCGTCACTGGTAGCTTCTAA
- a CDS encoding N-acetylmuramoyl-L-alanine amidase-like domain-containing protein produces MKQTLLAMLMAVSLLPVSAFSSAGSDAPKEGLFVRSDETLASIYANSTSANILSTSVTSRVKYYANIFLAKKSPYVVEPLGEGENGEFNKGPLYRFDGFDCTTFVETVLALSLSSTPEQFKQTINQIRYKNGEVSYQTRNHFPSVDWIPNNTRAGFVEDITGKVGGEKTKWSQTWIEKDNWFRMKGPDFFQLSTEFGKELGKIPYLSKEDLLNNRALENRIPSGAIFHVVRPNWDLKKAIGTELDVSHEGFFIRENGVLYMVHASNGLRDGGEDYKGVKKEALREYISRVMMKSPSMAGFNILRIQAH; encoded by the coding sequence ATGAAACAAACTCTTTTAGCGATGCTGATGGCTGTGAGCCTTTTGCCCGTATCAGCGTTTTCTTCTGCGGGAAGTGATGCCCCGAAGGAAGGTTTGTTTGTTCGTTCTGATGAAACCTTAGCCTCTATTTACGCAAATTCGACGTCAGCCAATATTCTGTCGACTTCGGTCACGTCGCGTGTGAAGTACTACGCGAATATCTTTTTAGCGAAAAAATCTCCTTATGTCGTAGAGCCCTTGGGCGAAGGGGAAAACGGCGAATTCAACAAAGGACCTTTGTATCGTTTTGATGGTTTTGATTGCACAACCTTCGTTGAAACGGTTTTGGCTTTATCGCTTTCTTCAACTCCTGAACAGTTTAAACAGACGATCAATCAAATTCGCTATAAGAATGGCGAAGTCTCTTACCAAACACGCAATCACTTTCCGAGTGTGGATTGGATTCCCAACAATACTCGAGCGGGATTTGTGGAAGACATCACAGGCAAAGTCGGTGGTGAAAAGACGAAATGGTCACAAACGTGGATTGAAAAAGACAATTGGTTCCGCATGAAGGGTCCTGACTTTTTTCAACTCAGTACGGAGTTTGGCAAAGAGCTTGGCAAAATTCCTTATCTTTCTAAAGAAGATCTTCTTAACAACCGCGCTCTGGAAAATCGTATTCCCAGTGGAGCGATCTTTCATGTGGTTCGTCCTAATTGGGATTTGAAAAAAGCCATTGGCACTGAGCTCGATGTTTCTCACGAAGGTTTTTTTATTCGTGAAAATGGAGTGCTTTACATGGTTCACGCCAGCAACGGTCTTCGTGATGGTGGGGAAGACTATAAAGGCGTGAAGAAGGAAGCTCTTCGTGAGTACATTTCCCGCGTGATGATGAAGTCGCCTTCGATGGCGGGATTCAATATTCTTCGCATTCAAGCGCACTGA
- a CDS encoding flagellin N-terminal helical domain-containing protein, which translates to MGLRIATNTASIAAQRVLSKQQKRAEHSAQALASGSRIVNAADDAAGLAISENFKGQLKGIAQARNNANNAISFSQVGEGGLSEVSNILIRLRELGVQAASDTVSDTERGFLNNEAQQLIQEADRIAKTTTFGNTKLLDGSGGKLEFHVGAYGGEENIIAFDFDADATTSSLGISGIAVDDKSSARDTLESVDKAIQKVGALRANFGAMQSRLESTVSNLDVSYENLSAANSRIRDTDVAKETAEMASASILQNTAVSVLAQANQLPNVALKLV; encoded by the coding sequence ATGGGCTTAAGAATCGCTACCAATACTGCATCTATCGCAGCACAACGCGTGCTTTCGAAACAACAAAAACGTGCAGAGCACTCAGCGCAAGCATTAGCGTCGGGTTCTCGCATCGTTAACGCCGCCGACGACGCTGCCGGTTTGGCGATCTCAGAAAACTTTAAAGGACAGTTAAAAGGTATCGCGCAAGCGCGTAACAATGCGAATAATGCGATTTCATTCTCGCAAGTGGGTGAGGGTGGTCTCAGCGAGGTATCAAATATCTTGATTCGTCTCCGCGAGCTCGGAGTACAAGCAGCTTCCGATACTGTCAGTGATACGGAACGCGGGTTCCTCAACAACGAGGCCCAACAACTTATCCAAGAAGCGGACCGTATTGCAAAAACCACTACGTTCGGTAACACAAAACTCCTTGATGGTTCCGGTGGTAAATTAGAATTCCACGTCGGTGCCTACGGTGGAGAAGAAAACATCATCGCATTCGATTTCGATGCCGACGCAACGACAAGTTCGTTGGGTATCAGTGGAATCGCGGTGGACGACAAGAGCAGTGCTCGTGACACGCTGGAGTCGGTGGATAAAGCCATTCAAAAAGTCGGTGCTTTGCGCGCGAACTTCGGTGCGATGCAGTCGCGACTTGAATCTACAGTAAGTAACCTCGACGTTTCTTACGAAAACTTGTCAGCTGCGAACTCTCGCATTCGTGATACAGACGTTGCGAAAGAAACAGCAGAAATGGCATCAGCAAGTATCTTGCAAAACACTGCGGTATCGGTTCTCGCGCAAGCGAACCAATTACCAAACGTTGCATTGAAACTAGTTTAA
- a CDS encoding transposase, whose amino-acid sequence MPRKIFENHTELPYHVTARCINRDWFSLEMPLVWKIMCLHLHFTHLAFNIRVHSFVLMSNHFHMIVRTPEGNLSQAMQFFMRETSRDITQLSSRINQTYGSRFHRSLLGSPQYYLHAYKYVYRNPVEAGLCQKVEEYPYSTIQALLGNSRVEIPVLDDWNWGNLLAREETLKWLNEKPPKESWEEVRVALKKPVFKLRKKDSRLSPLEDTAL is encoded by the coding sequence ATGCCTAGAAAAATTTTTGAAAATCACACCGAACTTCCGTATCACGTCACAGCCCGATGTATTAACAGAGATTGGTTTTCACTCGAAATGCCACTTGTCTGGAAAATCATGTGCCTTCATTTGCACTTTACTCATCTTGCCTTCAACATTCGCGTGCACTCATTTGTGCTAATGAGTAATCACTTTCATATGATTGTAAGAACTCCCGAGGGAAATCTCAGTCAAGCCATGCAATTTTTCATGCGCGAAACAAGTCGTGACATCACTCAGCTGAGTTCGCGAATCAACCAGACTTACGGATCTCGATTCCACAGAAGTCTTTTAGGCTCTCCACAGTACTACCTTCACGCTTATAAATATGTTTATCGAAATCCAGTTGAAGCAGGCCTTTGTCAAAAGGTGGAAGAATATCCCTACTCGACAATACAGGCACTTTTAGGAAATTCGCGAGTAGAAATTCCGGTTCTTGACGATTGGAATTGGGGAAATTTATTGGCGAGAGAAGAAACATTGAAATGGCTCAATGAGAAGCCACCAAAAGAAAGCTGGGAAGAAGTGCGTGTAGCCTTGAAAAAACCTGTCTTTAAGTTACGCAAGAAAGACAGCCGTCTTTCGCCCCTTGAAGATACCGCGCTGTAG
- a CDS encoding flagellin N-terminal helical domain-containing protein, which produces MGMRISTNVSAINAQRTLVNSQRQIGKSMEQLSSGSRINKAADDAAGLAISENLKSQIRSLSQAGRNANDGISMVQTAEGGLSEISNILTRMRELGVQASSDTVGDTERGFLDKEVQQLKSEAQRITQTTKFGTTKLLDGSGDKFDFQVGIGNSEEADRISFNAGETNAQIDSLGIAGFDFSSKAGAQEALEMVDKAQTQVNGYRANLGALQNRLQSTVDNLGVQHENISAANSRIRDTDVALASAESTRNQVLLAANTSVLAQANSMPNSALKLIG; this is translated from the coding sequence ATGGGAATGAGAATTTCTACTAACGTATCAGCGATCAATGCACAGAGAACTCTTGTGAATTCTCAACGTCAGATCGGTAAATCCATGGAGCAATTGTCTTCTGGATCACGTATCAACAAAGCGGCGGACGACGCTGCGGGATTGGCGATCAGTGAAAACTTGAAATCGCAAATCAGATCATTGAGCCAAGCGGGCCGAAACGCCAACGATGGTATCTCAATGGTGCAAACAGCAGAGGGTGGCTTGAGTGAAATCTCTAACATCTTGACTCGTATGAGAGAACTAGGTGTTCAAGCTTCTTCTGATACTGTAGGTGATACTGAGCGCGGCTTCCTCGATAAAGAGGTTCAGCAATTGAAATCAGAAGCGCAACGTATCACGCAAACAACTAAATTCGGTACAACTAAACTTCTTGATGGTTCCGGTGATAAGTTCGACTTCCAAGTCGGTATCGGAAACTCTGAAGAAGCAGACAGAATTTCTTTCAACGCAGGCGAAACGAATGCGCAGATCGACAGTCTAGGAATTGCGGGTTTCGACTTCAGTTCTAAAGCAGGCGCGCAAGAAGCGTTGGAAATGGTGGATAAAGCGCAAACTCAAGTGAACGGTTACCGCGCAAATCTCGGTGCCCTTCAAAACAGATTGCAATCCACAGTGGACAACTTGGGTGTGCAACATGAGAACATCTCTGCTGCGAACTCTCGTATCCGCGACACAGACGTAGCTTTGGCAAGCGCTGAATCTACACGTAACCAAGTTCTTCTTGCTGCGAACACAAGCGTGTTAGCTCAAGCGAACTCAATGCCAAACTCAGCGTTGAAATTGATTGGTTAA